The Roseimicrobium gellanilyticum sequence CACAGCATCGGCTGGGTGCAGAGGAATCTCCAGTCGAAGGGCGACCAGGCCTGGAATGGCGTCTTGGATGAAGCGAAATGGGGCACCCCTTCACCTCAGCAGGTGGTGGGTAGGAATTGGGACTGGAGAGTAACGACCGACCAGTGGAAACAGGCCGTGAAAGAGAAGGGCGAGGGAAAGCGGGAGGATGTAAAGTTTGACCTCTGGATTCCCGAGGGTGTGGAGGTAGTGAAGGGTATCGTCGCCATCTCCGGTCACGGCAGTGGAGAGTATCTCTACCGTCATCCCGAGATGAGGAAGCTCGCGAAGGAGTTGCACCTTGGAATCTTCAAGTTCGTGGGCAATCCCATGCAGCGAGGATTCTGGCCACAAAGCCTGCTCTTCGAACGGCTCGCTGCGTTCGGTCAGAAGTCCGGGCATCCGGAGCTGCCGAATGCCCCGTTGTTTCTCTACGGACACTCCAACGGCACCGGCTACTCGGCTGTTTTCCCTGCTACGGAAGGCGCGCATGTCTGGGCGTGGGTATCGATGCGGCCGGGGATCACATTCCAAGTCTATCAACCTGGAGGAGCGCAAGTGCCTGGGCTGGTGATCTTCGGAGAAGATGATCAGTTTCTGCTGCGTCCCTCCAAGGAGGAGAATCTCGCCGTGGTGGAGGTCATGAGGAAGAAGCACCACGCCGTGTGGAACTTCGCCGTGGAGCCGAAGACTGGGCATGGACCGGGAGAAAAAACCTGGCCGCTGGTATTCTCGTTCCTACGCCATACATTTGCCGCGCGTGTCCCTGCAGATGCCGATCCGCGCAAAGGCCCGGTGAAGCTCAATACCCTTTCAGAAGAGAGCGGATACCTGGGGAGGAATTGGGATGCGGCAAAAGGCGGCTATCAAACTTTGTCCATCGCACCTCATGCCACCTATGAGGGAGACAAGAGTACTGCGTCATGGCTCATCAATTCCGACTATGCGAGCGACTGGCAGGCCTTCCAGCGCGATGGGCAGGTGGGAAAAAAGGAGTGAGCACGGGCGGACGACCGCACACCCATCTGTATGCCATCGTCACGCAAGGCCACGCGTTCTGCATGCCTTGCTACCGCTCACGGCACCAGCACCGCCGCGCCGCGGAGCCTGCCTTCGCGAAGATTGGCCAGCGCTTCATTCGCCGCCTCCAGCGGGAATGCGTGAGTCTCCGTGCGCACTGGCACTGCGGGGGCCATTGCGAGGAACTCAAGGCCATCGCGTCGTGTGAGATTTGCCACGGAGACAATGCTCCGCTCGCCCCACAGGTCTGCGTAGGGAAACGCAGGGATATCGCTCATGTGTATCCCACCACACACCACCACCCCTCCCTTGCGCAAGCTGCGCAAAGCCAGGGGCACCAGCGCCCCCACTGGTGCAAAGATGATGGCCGCATCAAGCTCGAACGGCGGTGAATCATTCGAGCCACCTGCCCATACTGCTCCAAGCTCACGCGCAAACTCCTGGGCTGCCGTATCCCCCGCACGTGTGAAGGCGCATACCTCGCGCCCCTGATGTCGTGCCACCTGGAGGATAATATGCGCTGCCGCTCCAAATCCATAGAGACCAAGTCGCCTGCCCTCGCCGGCCTTCACCAGAGAACGATAGCCAATGAGTCCGGCGCACAGCCATGGAGAAGCAGAAACTGGGTCCATGTCCCTCGAGAGCGGGAAGCAAAAACGCGAGTCCGCCACCGTGTACTCCGCATAACCGCCATTGAGGGTGTAGCCCGTGAACTTCGCCGCATCGCAGAGGTTTTCTCTGCCTGAGAGGCAGTATTCACAAGTGCCGCAAGTCCATCCCAGCCAGGGAATGCCGACACGATCGCCGGCTCGAAGGCCTGTGACCTCCGCACCTACGATCACCACTTCTCCCACAATCTCATGCCCCAGAATCAGTGGCAGCTTCGGCTTCGGCAACTCACCATCCACCACATGCAGATCTGTGCGGCAGACGGCACAGGCCATCACCTTCACCAGCACTTGCTCACGGGAAGGCGAAGGCACAAGTATGTCGCGGCACTCCAGGGATCTGCCAAGACCGGTGAACACCATCGCTTTCATCATGTGCAGCCTGCGTTTCCATAGATTCGCACAGGATTGCGCCGTGTCCTTGAGAAAGACGGAGACAGCCCGCCCCTATTTCCCCAGCATCTTCTCCACCAGATCCAGGCATTCCTTTTGATTCAGAATTTCCACATGCTCGCGCCGTAGATGGGTGAAGGAGGAGGTGCTGCGTTTGACGCGCAGATCAGTTTCGCTT is a genomic window containing:
- a CDS encoding zinc-binding alcohol dehydrogenase family protein, which translates into the protein MKAMVFTGLGRSLECRDILVPSPSREQVLVKVMACAVCRTDLHVVDGELPKPKLPLILGHEIVGEVVIVGAEVTGLRAGDRVGIPWLGWTCGTCEYCLSGRENLCDAAKFTGYTLNGGYAEYTVADSRFCFPLSRDMDPVSASPWLCAGLIGYRSLVKAGEGRRLGLYGFGAAAHIILQVARHQGREVCAFTRAGDTAAQEFARELGAVWAGGSNDSPPFELDAAIIFAPVGALVPLALRSLRKGGVVVCGGIHMSDIPAFPYADLWGERSIVSVANLTRRDGLEFLAMAPAVPVRTETHAFPLEAANEALANLREGRLRGAAVLVP